A single window of Scylla paramamosain isolate STU-SP2022 chromosome 27, ASM3559412v1, whole genome shotgun sequence DNA harbors:
- the LOC135114089 gene encoding vesicle transport through interaction with t-SNAREs homolog 1B-like — protein MSSHKFELLDEEVEGIMDQVTDKLQFGAPQCKSHEERRTLLSEVERLLKDANDSLVEMDIEVRKAPEDYKTTMNSKIHRYQNELIRHHRQLEQERLTLSHMGGGGRSPLFATDPNSIDAAIRKQVQQGTAVLERTSASIARSTAIAVETEQVGTGVLGELNTQRDTLTRTRDRLIDTEGELTRSKRIIRTLSHNVLYNKILLVIIILLECAILAAVIYWKFFMK, from the exons ATGTCTTCTCATAAGTTTGAGCtgctggatgaggaggtggagggtatCATGGACCAAGTTACAGATAAATTACAA TTTGGCGCACCACAGTGTAAAAGTCATGAGGAGCGTAGAACATTGTTGTCAGAAGTTGAGAGACTTCTGAAGGATGCTAATGATTCACTTGTGGAGATGGATATTGAAGTTAGAAAAGCTCCAGAAGACTATAAGACAACAATGAATAGTAAAATACACCGATACCAGAATGAGTTGATAAG GCACCATCGTCAGCTTGAGCAGGAACGACTGACACTCTCTCacatgggtggtggtggtagatcaCCTCTCTTTGCTACTGACCCCAATAGTATTGATGCAGCCATTAGAAAACAG GTTCAGCAAGGAACTGCAGTTCTTGAGCGGACATCAGCAAGCATAGCACGATCCACTGCCATAGCTGTGGAAACAGAGCAGGTTGGCACAGGGGTCTTGGGAGAACTTAACACCCAGAGGGATACACTCACACGCACAAGGGACAGGCTGATAGATACAGAAGGGGAATTGACTAGAAGTAAGAGAATTATTCGAACATTATCCCATAATGTCTTGTATAACAAGATACTGTTGGTTATCATCATCTTATTGGAATGTGCAATTTTAGCTGCTGTTATTTACTGGAAATTCTTCATGAAATGA